In Moorena sp. SIOASIH, the following proteins share a genomic window:
- a CDS encoding class I SAM-dependent methyltransferase: MDTEKIKQIEQETVTRYSQRFATLGESHRTLGWGSREQQVYRFDRVLDCVNLTNRVVLDVGCGFGDFLEYINKQNIPIRKYIGIDINSDFIDLASKKFPSAQFMNHSHFDLNSQQFCGDVTIMLGLLNFKQSVLDNWSYARKMIAQAFELTNEVLLVDFLSSWLTPDYPKEDFVYYYDPAQALNLALEMTPYVSLKHDYLPIPQQEFMLILWKQP, from the coding sequence ATGGACACAGAAAAAATTAAGCAGATTGAGCAGGAAACTGTTACTCGTTACTCTCAGAGGTTTGCAACCCTGGGCGAATCTCACAGAACTTTAGGTTGGGGAAGTAGAGAACAGCAAGTTTATCGCTTTGACAGAGTATTAGATTGCGTAAATTTAACCAATCGAGTAGTCCTTGATGTTGGCTGCGGTTTTGGCGACTTTTTAGAATATATCAATAAGCAAAATATTCCTATTCGCAAATATATAGGAATAGATATTAATTCAGATTTCATTGATTTAGCTTCTAAGAAGTTCCCATCTGCCCAATTTATGAACCATAGTCATTTTGATTTAAATAGTCAGCAATTTTGTGGTGACGTGACCATCATGCTAGGACTGCTCAACTTTAAACAATCTGTACTAGATAACTGGTCTTATGCTAGAAAAATGATTGCTCAAGCCTTTGAACTCACCAATGAAGTATTATTAGTAGATTTTCTAAGTTCTTGGTTAACTCCTGATTATCCGAAAGAAGATTTTGTTTACTATTACGATCCAGCCCAGGCTCTGAACTTAGCTTTAGAAATGACACCTTATGTTTCGCTAAAGCATGACTATCTTCCTATTCCAC
- a CDS encoding ATP-grasp domain-containing protein has product MTGKKVLIINLGWEQEPLIEKLITQGHQVIGIHYDDSYNHDLDICHVEIIDLRDVEKILSFAKQIQPDGVISDQCDYSYFATAMIAEVLSLPGANLEVAQIATNKLIQRQKALELGVLQPKFRCCTCLKDVQQFIADIGFPIILKPVDNRGSFGVNRVDCIENLAEAYYDALINSHSRLILAEQFIHGTHITVDGYCFPISGHRSLGLATKGMVGGNRQVAVDIRYPGELPEELYNYALENNNDVVRKLGYSFGMTHAEYMLTSNGDAYLIEIANRGGGCYTSNKIVPAVSGIDITDQLIADSLDIHLDYYQVKQIPDRHSAYLKFFVFKPGKIQKILGINEVIQLPNIEVLRLRMKDGDEVHKTTTDADRHGFFIAKGKTLKESIDTAEHAMSLLSVQYS; this is encoded by the coding sequence ATGACAGGTAAGAAAGTACTCATCATCAATCTAGGGTGGGAGCAAGAGCCTCTCATTGAAAAATTAATCACTCAAGGACATCAAGTCATTGGCATTCACTATGATGATTCCTATAACCATGACTTAGATATTTGTCATGTCGAAATAATTGACTTGCGTGATGTAGAAAAAATTCTTTCATTTGCCAAACAGATACAACCAGATGGAGTTATCTCTGATCAGTGTGATTATTCCTACTTTGCTACTGCAATGATTGCAGAGGTTTTAAGCTTACCAGGAGCCAATCTTGAAGTTGCTCAAATTGCCACCAACAAACTTATTCAGCGGCAGAAAGCCCTGGAACTGGGTGTATTACAGCCCAAGTTTCGGTGCTGCACCTGCTTAAAGGATGTGCAGCAGTTCATTGCTGATATTGGATTTCCAATCATCTTGAAACCTGTTGATAATCGGGGCAGTTTTGGAGTAAACCGTGTTGACTGTATTGAAAATTTGGCAGAGGCTTACTACGATGCCTTGATCAATTCTCACTCTCGCCTTATTTTGGCGGAACAGTTTATTCACGGAACTCATATCACAGTTGATGGTTATTGTTTCCCCATCAGCGGTCATCGGTCGTTAGGATTAGCGACCAAAGGCATGGTTGGGGGCAATCGTCAAGTTGCTGTTGATATTCGATATCCTGGTGAGTTGCCAGAGGAGCTCTATAACTATGCTTTAGAAAACAATAATGATGTTGTTCGTAAGTTGGGATATTCCTTTGGCATGACCCACGCCGAATATATGCTAACATCTAATGGAGATGCTTATCTCATCGAAATTGCTAACCGAGGAGGGGGATGTTATACCTCGAATAAAATTGTTCCAGCTGTTAGTGGCATTGATATCACTGATCAACTTATTGCTGATAGTCTCGATATCCATCTTGATTATTATCAAGTAAAGCAAATTCCTGATCGTCATTCAGCATACTTAAAATTCTTTGTGTTTAAGCCTGGTAAGATCCAGAAAATTCTAGGCATTAATGAAGTTATTCAGTTGCCAAATATAGAGGTTTTACGACTTCGAATGAAAGATGGAGATGAAGTTCACAAAACTACAACTGATGCTGATAGACATGGCTTTTTTATTGCTAAAGGAAAAACCCTTAAAGAGAGCATCGATACTGCCGAACATGCCATGAGTTTATTAAGTGTTCAATATAGCTAA
- a CDS encoding N-acetylneuraminate synthase family protein, giving the protein MIEPFYIGDHPIGIGHPTYIIAEIGTNHNQNLQQALDMMSLAAEAGADAVKFQSIQFDDLYLEKLESSEFREWFRQIELDESWYPKLADHAKTLGVDFLSSPTYPRAIDLLEAVGVPAYKIASPQAQGNLAVVAKAAKTGKALIISIGYCEYGDMARVARLCEDLSNRSIVLLHCVSKYPTLPTDANLRFIQTLAAMTDLPTGYSDHTLGIHMPLAAIALGACVLEKHVTLDRNSEGPDHRFAVTFPEFKTMVQSIRDIEVGLGTGTRLSLLPEELTYRKNVELKAITKIPIAAGSPLTQKNVRFLRSSQVGISIDHESLLMQAQAKVNIEPDSLIRWSMLTIHD; this is encoded by the coding sequence ATGATTGAACCGTTTTACATTGGTGATCACCCCATTGGTATCGGGCATCCAACTTATATCATTGCCGAGATTGGTACTAACCATAACCAAAACCTTCAGCAAGCCCTCGATATGATGTCCTTAGCCGCAGAAGCAGGGGCAGATGCCGTTAAGTTTCAATCCATTCAGTTTGATGATTTGTATCTTGAAAAACTCGAATCCTCTGAGTTTCGGGAATGGTTTCGGCAAATTGAACTTGATGAATCTTGGTATCCCAAACTTGCTGACCATGCCAAAACCTTAGGCGTTGATTTTTTATCTTCCCCCACTTACCCAAGAGCCATCGACTTACTTGAAGCTGTGGGTGTCCCAGCCTATAAGATTGCCTCACCACAAGCCCAGGGCAATTTAGCAGTCGTGGCTAAAGCGGCAAAAACAGGTAAGGCTCTAATTATATCCATTGGCTACTGTGAGTATGGCGATATGGCACGGGTGGCGCGCTTGTGCGAAGACCTCAGCAATCGCTCGATTGTTTTGTTGCACTGCGTTTCTAAGTATCCAACGTTACCCACAGATGCTAATTTACGATTCATTCAAACCCTGGCAGCCATGACCGATTTGCCTACGGGCTATTCTGATCATACCTTGGGGATTCACATGCCCTTGGCGGCCATTGCTCTTGGTGCTTGTGTCCTAGAAAAACACGTTACACTAGACCGCAATTCAGAAGGTCCTGATCATCGGTTTGCGGTTACCTTTCCAGAGTTCAAAACCATGGTGCAGTCGATTCGAGACATTGAGGTAGGACTTGGTACGGGTACCCGGCTTAGTCTTTTGCCCGAAGAGCTCACCTACCGCAAAAATGTTGAGCTAAAAGCGATCACCAAAATACCGATTGCAGCGGGTAGCCCCCTGACACAAAAGAATGTGCGTTTTTTGAGATCTAGTCAGGTGGGTATTTCTATTGATCATGAATCACTATTGATGCAGGCTCAAGCTAAAGTTAATATTGAACCTGATAGCTTAATTCGGTGGTCGATGCTTACTATTCATGACTGA
- a CDS encoding glycosyltransferase, which produces MLDAAQSIGASALVIDSYRFDGAALGLLQNQGLLIICFEDQANRALPVDVVINGSPAGPSLTYDVRPDTRLLLDVAYQVVRPEFWHHVPPDYDTPVRSLFVSIGGSDLLGIFDPLIKVLDHHATSLLVDVTINFVVGHFGTVDDSPLAANLRIHHSPKDMRSLMVKADLAISAGGQTLYELARCATPTIALCVGADQIPNLTALEHRGCIVNIGWASQPNWLDQLYQVLQQLLVNPNQRAVLGKASSNLIDGKGASRIAQVIQSLIQN; this is translated from the coding sequence GTGTTAGACGCTGCCCAATCAATAGGAGCATCTGCATTAGTGATTGATAGCTATCGCTTTGATGGAGCGGCATTGGGATTGCTCCAAAATCAAGGTTTACTAATCATTTGCTTTGAGGATCAAGCTAACCGTGCTTTACCTGTGGATGTGGTAATCAACGGCTCGCCTGCTGGTCCTAGCCTCACCTACGACGTGCGACCAGATACACGCCTATTGTTAGATGTGGCCTACCAGGTGGTACGTCCTGAGTTTTGGCACCATGTGCCCCCTGACTATGACACCCCAGTGCGATCGCTTTTTGTCAGCATTGGCGGGTCAGATTTACTGGGGATCTTTGACCCATTAATTAAGGTTTTGGATCACCATGCCACTTCATTGCTAGTTGATGTTACAATCAATTTTGTAGTTGGGCATTTTGGTACTGTCGATGATAGTCCCTTGGCGGCTAACCTCCGAATCCACCACAGTCCTAAGGATATGCGATCGCTCATGGTGAAGGCAGATTTGGCAATTAGTGCAGGCGGCCAAACCCTCTATGAACTAGCTCGCTGTGCCACTCCTACCATTGCCTTGTGCGTAGGTGCAGACCAAATTCCCAATCTAACCGCTTTGGAACATCGAGGGTGTATAGTAAACATCGGTTGGGCCAGTCAACCCAATTGGTTAGATCAGTTATACCAAGTGCTGCAACAGTTATTGGTAAATCCCAATCAGCGGGCGGTATTGGGTAAGGCTAGTAGTAACCTAATCGATGGTAAAGGAGCAAGCCGGATTGCTCAAGTGATTCAGTCGTTAATCCAAAACTAA
- a CDS encoding WbqC family protein → MSKRCAIMQPTYLPWAGYFNLISQVDIFVFLDDVQYVRRYWHSRNRILVGDGDPRFITVPVHSQQTQTLNTIKIDDSQKWRDKHIKTLSHAYAKHPFKDEAFSVVFDTIKDLSIRYLSELNIKLILDLSRQLNLCPDFVKASDISVYGKRSKYLLALCENLGCDEYLSPLGASGYLEEDAVFNNSNVTLLFQNFTTQPYPQQGNSSFISHLSIFDVVANLGWQNACHYVC, encoded by the coding sequence ATGTCTAAACGATGTGCGATTATGCAGCCCACTTACTTGCCATGGGCTGGGTATTTTAACTTAATCAGTCAAGTGGATATATTTGTTTTTCTAGACGACGTTCAATATGTGAGGAGATATTGGCACAGCAGAAATCGTATTCTCGTTGGTGATGGAGATCCACGCTTCATAACAGTACCCGTCCATAGCCAACAAACTCAAACATTGAACACTATCAAAATTGATGATAGCCAAAAGTGGCGAGATAAACACATTAAAACACTCAGTCATGCCTACGCCAAACATCCTTTCAAGGATGAAGCTTTCAGCGTAGTGTTTGACACAATTAAAGATTTATCGATTAGATATTTATCTGAGTTGAATATTAAATTAATCCTCGATTTATCTCGCCAACTTAATCTTTGTCCTGACTTTGTAAAAGCAAGTGATATAAGTGTTTATGGAAAAAGATCAAAGTATCTTCTAGCACTATGTGAAAATTTAGGTTGTGATGAGTATCTTAGCCCATTAGGTGCATCTGGATACTTAGAAGAAGATGCAGTATTTAATAATTCAAATGTAACTCTTTTATTTCAAAACTTTACTACTCAACCTTATCCCCAACAAGGTAATTCAAGCTTTATAAGTCATTTGTCAATTTTTGATGTTGTAGCTAATCTGGGATGGCAAAATGCTTGCCATTATGTATGTTAG
- a CDS encoding class I SAM-dependent methyltransferase, translated as MADYGREIIMSYSHSFQEDIAFLDQHYSSLLKEHGDTPQASQWMDKKTQELRLDILTQIDNLSSMKVLDFGCGTGHLLTFLKAKLEFTGEYVGYDLSGEIIATAQNKFPGIRFQQRDILADGIPENFDFILISGVFNNRTSNNWELMKSLLKCLFKHTRKGIAFNALSTYVDYFEPELFYIEPEKVFKFCKEELSPCVTLRHDYLVKQNIVPFEFTIYVYKNPFCPEKLSINAAN; from the coding sequence TTGGCTGATTACGGTAGAGAAATAATTATGTCATATTCTCATTCTTTCCAAGAAGACATTGCCTTCCTTGATCAACATTACTCAAGCTTATTGAAGGAGCATGGAGATACACCCCAAGCATCTCAATGGATGGACAAAAAAACGCAAGAACTTCGCCTGGATATTTTAACTCAGATCGACAATTTATCCTCAATGAAAGTTCTTGATTTTGGCTGTGGTACTGGACACCTATTAACCTTTTTAAAAGCTAAACTAGAGTTTACAGGTGAATATGTCGGCTACGATCTTTCGGGGGAGATAATTGCCACAGCTCAAAATAAGTTTCCAGGAATCAGATTTCAACAGCGAGATATACTGGCGGATGGTATACCTGAAAACTTTGATTTTATTTTAATAAGCGGTGTGTTTAATAATCGAACTAGTAATAATTGGGAGCTCATGAAGTCCCTGTTAAAGTGTTTGTTTAAGCATACTCGTAAGGGAATAGCCTTTAATGCACTTTCCACTTATGTAGACTATTTTGAACCCGAGCTGTTTTATATTGAACCGGAGAAAGTATTTAAATTTTGCAAAGAAGAACTCTCTCCCTGTGTTACTCTCAGGCATGATTATTTGGTAAAACAAAATATTGTGCCCTTTGAATTTACAATCTATGTATACAAAAATCCATTTTGCCCAGAAAAGCTTAGTATAAATGCTGCGAACTAA
- a CDS encoding class I SAM-dependent methyltransferase encodes MTAEIWNIWNESGGPKYPHEKVIQFCFRRFYPEIRSETKVLDLGCGSGVHCIFLAREGFQVTGTDISEIGVANTKEKLSTLGLKADIYVEAADLLNFAPSTFDCVICIGVYDSAGYAVAKNSIPRVSEILKKGGCGFFLFASDRDFRIKGENPLGLHGYSQSEVEEMFGNTFSKVYIDRYITTYQNRTIEENDWLITVEK; translated from the coding sequence ATGACTGCTGAAATTTGGAACATCTGGAATGAATCTGGAGGGCCGAAATACCCACACGAAAAAGTAATTCAGTTTTGTTTTCGTCGATTTTATCCAGAAATAAGGTCTGAGACTAAGGTTTTGGATCTGGGATGTGGCAGTGGTGTGCATTGCATTTTTCTCGCGAGGGAAGGTTTTCAAGTTACAGGCACTGATATATCAGAGATAGGTGTTGCTAATACAAAGGAAAAATTAAGTACCTTAGGATTAAAAGCAGATATTTATGTTGAAGCTGCTGACCTCTTAAACTTTGCTCCAAGTACATTTGATTGCGTCATTTGTATAGGTGTCTATGACAGTGCGGGATATGCTGTAGCAAAAAATTCTATCCCAAGAGTTTCAGAAATCCTGAAAAAAGGAGGATGTGGTTTCTTTCTCTTTGCTAGTGACAGAGACTTTCGGATCAAGGGAGAGAATCCTCTTGGACTACATGGCTATTCTCAAAGCGAGGTTGAGGAAATGTTTGGCAATACATTTTCAAAAGTTTATATAGATCGCTATATTACCACTTATCAAAATAGAACAATAGAAGAAAACGATTGGCTGATTACGGTAGAGAAATAA
- the pseG gene encoding UDP-2,4-diacetamido-2,4,6-trideoxy-beta-L-altropyranose hydrolase, producing the protein MLKSQNLLFRADASTKIGTGHLMRCLALAQAWQDYEGQAVFVMATSVPAIEKRLQSEGINVIHISVVEGSTEDATETVNIAQNFDAEWVVVDGYNFGADYQRIIQDAGLKLLFIDDYGHAEHYWADLVLNQNVYAHQGLYPKRESYTQLLLGTQYTLLRKEFWPWQGWQRQIPTVARKVLVTLGGADPDNVTLKVIQALQQVKVEGLEAVVVVGGSNPHYEQLQAAVHDSGAAITLKYNVRNMPELMAWADVGISGGGSTTWEMAFMGTPNLVITLMDSQKMSVKNLHSIQVCIDLGWHEDVSRVQIAESLKQLIVTSNLRGTLIENGHSLIDGKGSSRVVYRIINVNQ; encoded by the coding sequence ATGCTAAAGAGCCAAAATTTACTATTCCGTGCTGATGCTAGTACTAAAATCGGCACTGGTCATCTAATGCGCTGTCTGGCTCTAGCCCAAGCTTGGCAAGACTATGAAGGACAGGCGGTATTTGTCATGGCTACATCAGTACCAGCAATAGAGAAGCGTCTGCAATCAGAGGGAATAAACGTTATTCACATATCAGTAGTTGAAGGAAGTACTGAAGATGCCACAGAAACAGTAAACATAGCTCAAAACTTTGATGCTGAATGGGTAGTAGTAGATGGTTATAACTTCGGGGCTGACTATCAACGAATAATCCAAGATGCAGGGCTAAAGTTACTTTTTATTGATGACTATGGCCATGCAGAACACTACTGGGCGGACCTAGTGTTGAATCAAAATGTGTATGCCCATCAGGGACTGTATCCTAAACGGGAATCCTACACCCAGCTGCTACTAGGTACCCAATATACACTCCTGAGGAAGGAATTCTGGCCTTGGCAAGGCTGGCAAAGGCAGATCCCGACAGTGGCACGGAAGGTGCTGGTTACCTTGGGGGGAGCAGACCCCGATAACGTGACCCTGAAGGTGATTCAGGCATTACAGCAGGTAAAGGTTGAAGGACTCGAAGCAGTGGTAGTGGTTGGGGGGAGTAATCCCCATTATGAGCAATTACAGGCAGCAGTGCATGATTCGGGGGCAGCAATTACGCTCAAGTATAATGTGAGGAATATGCCTGAGTTGATGGCTTGGGCTGATGTGGGCATTAGTGGGGGAGGTAGCACTACTTGGGAAATGGCTTTTATGGGAACGCCAAATCTTGTTATTACCTTGATGGATAGTCAAAAAATGAGTGTTAAAAATCTACACAGCATACAAGTATGTATAGATTTGGGTTGGCATGAAGATGTTTCTAGAGTCCAAATAGCAGAATCACTTAAACAGTTAATAGTGACAAGTAATTTAAGAGGAACCCTGATTGAAAATGGACACAGTTTAATAGATGGTAAAGGGTCAAGTAGAGTAGTTTACAGGATAATCAATGTCAATCAATAG